The window ACGGCGCGATGAGCAGCAGCGTCAGCAGGATATTGATGAGGGGACTCCTCGTGACCGTTTTCTTGTATATATACCCTGTTAAGAGCTGGAACACGACCCGGATGTCGTCGACGCTCTTCCGCAGGACTACCACCTGGAAATCGTGCCTCTGCAGGATCGCCGATAGACCGAATGAGGAGTACCGGGCGTAGTCGCGGGGGGCTTCATGCTCGTCCCACACGAAGGGCACCGTCATCAGAAGCGCGCCGCCCGGCTTAAGAACCCTGTGGACTTCGGACAGGAAACCATCGGGATCGAACGCGTGCTCGAATACCTCGTTGACCACGACACTGTCAAACTCGGCCTCTGCGAACGGGAAGACGGTCCCATCGTAAAAAACGTCCGCCTTCTTATGCTTTCTGTTTTCAGGGGTGTCGATCTCGAGGCCGACGTACTCCGAGGACGGGAAAAGAGACTCGTAGGGCTTCCGGCCGCACCCGACGTCCAGGGTCTTCCCCCGGATTTCCGCTGCAAGAGCCCGGATGTGGCGGTAAAGGCCCTTCCGGGCGAAGTAGAAAGGGTTGACGAAGACCGAAAGCGGCCCCGGTCGGAACTGCGCTTCCTCGTACAGCGATTTCAGCATCTCTCCGGTGGTCATTTCCGTCCGCGGGATACCCGCAGGAGTTTCCGCTCGAGTAAAAGCAGGGACTGGCGCAACCCTTTCCTGTAGGACGCGGGTGTCCGGATGGAACGGTTGATGTACGAGGCGAGGCCCGTCCGGATGCAATCCCGGCAGACCGTCAATTCCCGCCGCCTTTCAAGGATGTCGGCCAGATCATCGCGGATCAGGTTTCCGCACAGGAACTCCGGGCGGTCTTTGGGGAGCTGACAACAGGCGACGACATCCGCATTTTCCGTGAG is drawn from Deltaproteobacteria bacterium RBG_16_64_85 and contains these coding sequences:
- a CDS encoding methylase, which produces MLKSLYEEAQFRPGPLSVFVNPFYFARKGLYRHIRALAAEIRGKTLDVGCGRKPYESLFPSSEYVGLEIDTPENRKHKKADVFYDGTVFPFAEAEFDSVVVNEVFEHAFDPDGFLSEVHRVLKPGGALLMTVPFVWDEHEAPRDYARYSSFGLSAILQRHDFQVVVLRKSVDDIRVVFQLLTGYIYKKTVTRSPLINILLTLLLIAPFNLLGEILGIILPRNGDLYLDNVVLARKARTSG